The Flaviramulus sp. BrNp1-15 genome includes the window CTATGTAACTGGAGAAATTGGGTCTCCACTTGATTTTATAACGTTTCATGCTAAAGGAAGCCCTAAAGTGGTTGATGGGATGGTTCAAATGAATATGGGTGCACAGTTGAGTGATATTAGTAAAGGCTTTGAAATTGTAGCTTCATATCCAGAATTTAAAGACTTACCTATTATTATTGGTGAATCTGATCCTGAAGGTTGTGCCGCATGTTCAGAAGCCGATTATCCACATAATGCTTATAGAAATGGAACTATGTATGCCAGTTATACTGCTGCATCATTTTCAAGAAAATACGAATTGGCTGATCATTTTGGTGTAAATCTTTTAGGGGCTGTAACTTGGGGTTTTGAGTTTGAAAACCAACCTTGGTATGCTGGTTTTAGAGACATGGCTACTAATGGTGTAGATAAACCAGTGTTAAATGTTTTCAGGATGTTTGGTATGATGGAAGGGCAGAGAATAAAAGTAAATCAGGAAAACTTATCTTATGATTTTTTAAAAGTTAGAGACGAAAGTGTAAGAGGAGAAAACCCAGATATTAATGCTATTGCCTCAAAAAGTGAAAATTCTATAACTGTCATGGTTTGGAATTATCATGATAATAATGATTTGGATGTACCTTCTTCTTTAGTGAATTTAACCATTGATAATGTTCCATCAAAAAAAGTTTTGATAAATCATTACAGGGTAGATCAAGAGTTAAGTAATTCATACACACTCTGGAAAAAAATGGGCTCACCTCAAAACCCAACAAAAAGTCAAATAGAAAGCCTTGAAAAAGCAGGCCAGTTACAAATTTATTCTTCACCTGAATGGAAAAGTATTGATGAAGGAAAAGTAAGTATTGAATTAAACATGCCAAGACAAGCAATTTCATTAATAAGATTAACCTTTTAATAAAATCAACTAAAATAACAGAATTGATTGTTTTAATTAACGATTTAAAATTAAATCACTAAAAAGAAATGAAATCAGATAATCAAAAATTAAGCATTTTAGAAAAAATAGGATATGGTTCTGGTGATGCAGCAGTAAACGTTGTAATCTCTTCTATGTTTCTTATTATTACATTTTTTTACACAGATGTATATGGTCTAAAAGCAACAGATATGGCATTAATGTTTCTTTTAGTAAGGTTTATTGATGCAATAACCGATCCTCTTATGGGATTAATAACCGATAAATTCACAACAAAATGGGGTCGATACAGACATTATTTTCTGTATTTATCTGTGCCTTTTGGTTTATCTGTTTTTTTAACATTCACAACACCAGGTTTTGATTATACAGGTAAATTAATATATGCTTACATCACATATATTTTTGTAACTATCATGTTTACATCAGTTACAATACCTTATATTTCATTAATAAGTGTGTTAACTAGCGATCCAAAAGAAAAGTTATCTGCCAATGGTTATCGTTTATTCTTTGCAAAAATAGCTGCTTTTTTAGTTTCTATAGTTGTGCCAATTTTAGCAGAAAAACTAGGTAAAAATGATATAGCAAGAGGATATCAATTAGCTATGGGTTTAATGGCACTTATGGGTACACTTCTTTTCTTATTTAGTTTCTTTACTACTAAAGAACGTGTAGAACATGTTGTAGATAAAACACCTTTGTTTGAGCAATTCAAGTTGTTGATTAAAAACGGACAATGGACCCTCTTATTTGGTGTTTGTTTTACAGGAACTGTTGGTTATGTTATTCGAGGTTCAGTAGCAATTTTCTATGCCAAATATTTCCTTGGAGGAGATGCAAGCGTACAGTCTACTTTTATGGCTACTGGAGTAGTAGCAGCAATTTTAGCAATGCCAGCATCAACATTTATTACCAAAGTATACTGCAAGGTAAAAATGTTCAAATACACGCAGCTAGCTGTTGGTATAATTAGTTTAGTTATGTTCTTTGTTATTAAACCAGGTGATATGGTTTTAGCTTACATATTGTATTTTATCTTATCTTTTGTGGTCGATTTACATGCACCAGTTTTTTGGTCAGCAATTGCAGAAGCTGTTGATTACGGACACGCAGAATCTGGAAAACGTGTTTCAGGTTTGTCTTTTGGAGGTATTTCATTTGCTCAAAAAGCAGGAATGGGAATAGCTGGTGCAACAGTTGGGTATTTGCTAGACTTTTTTGGCTACATTCCAGATGCTGTACAAAGTGAAACAGCATTAGTAGGTTTAGCCTTAATGCTTACTATTATTCCAGGTGTTTTTCATGTGATTATGGGATTGTTGATGTTTCGATATAAAATCACAGATACTTATTATGAGAAAATCAAACTAAAATTAAATATATAAGATGAATAGTTTAGATAAAAATGCACCAATTGTAGAGCAACGTGCTGATCCGTTTATCTATAAACATACTGATGGTTATTACTATTTTACAGGTTCAGTCCCTACTTATGATAGAATTGAATTAAGAAAAGCTAAAACGATATCAGAATTACAAGATGCTAAAACATTTAATGTATGGCATAAGCATAAAAGCGGTCCAATGAGTCGTCATATATGGGCACCAGAAATTCATTATTTAGACGGAAAATGGTACGTGTATTTTGCTGCAAGTGAAGAGGAAGATATTTGGAAATTAAGACCTTATGTTTTGGAATGTCAAGGTCAAGATCCATTAAGAGATGAATGGATTGAGCTTGGGCAAATGCAACCTGCAGAAGGCGATAACAAAACATTTATTGATTTTTCTTTAGATGGGACTGTTTTTGAAAATAAAGGGAAGCGATATTTCTGTTGGGCAGAAAAAACAGGCGGACAATTTGCTGCTTCTAATTTATATTTAGCCGAAATGGAATCGCCAATTAAATTAAAAACCGTTCAATTCATGCTAACTACACCAGATTACGATTGGGAACGAATTGATTTTTGGGTGAATGAAGGTCCAGCTGTTATCAAAAATGAAGGAAAGATTTACATTACATTTTCTGCAAGCGCAACTGGAGCATGTTATTGTATGGGTATGATGGAAGCAGGTGAAGATTCAGATTTATTGGATAGGAATTCTTGGAAAAAATCCAGATATCCCGTATTGCAAACCGATGAAGAAAAAAGTATTTATGGTCCAGGACACAACAGCTTCACAGTAGATGAAAATGGAAACCCATTAAGTATTTATCACGCCAGAGATTATGAAAATGCAGTTGGTGACCCTGAGTTTGTTCCTAAAAGTGATAAAAGACCCCTAGAAGAGATTATTGCAGACCCATTATATGATCCAAACCGTCATGCAAGAATGATGGAAGTTAAGTTTGATGCTAACGGTAAACCAATCTTTCAATTTTATTAAGATGAAACAGTCATTTCTAAAACACACATTTTTTATAGGTTTAATAGTCAGTGGATTTGTTAGTTGTAAAGATAAGGTTGATGAAGAAAATGTATCTGAAACCACTTCAACTTCAAATAAAACTGTCAATCTAGTTGTCGATTTAAAAGATACAGGTATAAAAATTCAACCAACGATGTATGGTATTTTCTTTGAAGATATAAATTTTAGTGCTGACGGTGGATTGTATGCTGAACTTATTAAAAATCGTTCATTTGAATTCCCAGATGCAAAGATGGGGTGGAAACAACCAAATAGTGCTAGACCTTCATTAAATGGAAACTCAGGTTTTGCAAAAATCACCAATTATGTTACTCCAAAAGGAGGAAATAAAAAGTATAGCCATACAGTTGTTCATAATGATGATAATTATGAATTAATCAATGAAGGTTTTCGTGGAATTGGGTTAAAACAAGGAAAACGATATGATCTTTCCGTTATGATGGCACATAATGAAGGAATCGAAAAAATCAACTTTTCATTAGTTGATAGTACTGGTATTATTCTTGCTTCGACGGATTTTAAACCAAAAAATGACGATTGGAAAACTTATGAAGCGGTTTTAATGCCTAATAAGACAGAGGCAAAAGCAATGCTTAAAATCACATTTGAAGGTACTGGAAGTGTTGATTTGGATATGATTTCTCTGTTTCCACAAGATACTTGGAAAGGAAGAAAAAAAGGCTTAAGAAAAGATTTAGTAGAACTTTTAGATGACTTAAATCCAGGATTTCTTCGTTTTCCAGGAGGATGTATAGTAGAAGGACGTAGTCTAGCACAGCGTTATCAATGGCAAAAAACAGTAGGTCCTGTTTTAGAGCGCGAACTCTTAATTAACAGATGGAACAATTTATTTGATCATAGACCAGCTCATGATTATTTTCAAAGTTTTGGTTTAGGGTTTTTCGAGTACTTTCAATTATCCGAGGATCTGGGTGCAGAACCTATTCCAATTTTAGGTTGTGGGATGGCTTGTCAATTCAATACAGGGGAATTGGTACCATTGGAAAATTTAGATCCTTATGTACAGGAAGCTTTAAATTTAGTTGAATTTGCTAATGGAGATATTGAAACTCCATGGGGAAAACTAAGGTCTGAAATGGGTCACCCAGAACCCTTTAACATGAAATATCTTGGTATTGGAAATGAGCAATGGGGGCCAGAGTATTTTGAACGATATGAAGTTTTTGTAAAAGCCATTAGTGAAAAATATCCTGATATTATTATAGTCTCCACACCGGGTCCTTTTCCAGATGGAGATATGTTTGACTATGGATGGGAACAATTAAAAAGATTGAATGCTGCTCTAGCTGATGAACACTACTATAGACCACCAGAATGGTTTAGAGCTAATGCAGATCGTTATGATAGTTATGATCGTGATGGGGTTAAAGTATTTGCAGGAGAATATGCTGCACACCCAAAAGGTGTTGACAACGGGCCAAAAGAGAATAATTGGGATGCCGCATTATCTGAAGCTGCTTTTATGACTGGTTTAGAACGTAATGCCGATGTAGTTCATTTAACAGCTTATGCACCTTTAATGGCTCACGAAAAAGGATGGCAATGGGCACCTGATCTTATTTGGTTTAATAATTTGGAGTCTTATGGAACACCAAATTATTATGTGCAAAAATTATTTTCAAACAATCCTGGAACCGATCTTTTAAAAATTACTCAAAATGGTAAACCATTAATCGGTCAAAATGAATTATTTGCTTCCGCAGTAAAAGATGTAAAAACTAATAATCTCATTATAAAAGCTGTTAATACAAGTAAAGAGAATCAAACCATTGTTATTTCTACTAGTGGTACGCTATTAAAAGGAAAAGGAACGATTACAATTTTACGAAGTGATGATTTATTAGCTTTAAATTCATTTGAAAAACCTAATAACATCACTTTATTATCAGAAGAATTTGAAATAATAGATGAAAAAATAGTGATTCAATTAAAGAGTCAATCTATGAATGTGATTAAAATAAAAATATAAGTGTTATAAACACACTTATATAAATTTATAATTTATATTTGTTGTTTAATAATGTTAAAATGAAACTACATGAATTATTCTATTAGGAGAAAAATTATTATGTAGGCTAGATTCATAAATAAATAAATAAATGAAAACATATGTTATAGGATTAGACTATGGTTCAGATTCTGTAAGAGCTGTATTGATTGATACACAAAATGGAGCAGAGTTAGCATCAGAGGTTTTTTGGTATCCAAAATGGAAAGAACAAAAGTATTGTAACGCAGGAATTAATCAATTTAGGCAACATCCTTTAGATCATATAGAAGGGTTAGAACATACCATAAAATCTGTTCTTTCACAAAGTCATGTTTTACCAGAATCTGTAGTTAGTATTTGTATAGATACAACGGGCTCGTCACCGCTTCCAGTTACAAAAGAAGGAACACCTTTAGCTTTAGTTGATAGTTTTCAGGAAAACCCTAATGCTTTAATGATACTTTGGAAAGACCATACAGCTGTTAAAGAAGCCAATGAAATTAATGAACTATCAAGAAGTTGGGGAGGAGAGGATTATACGAAATATGAAGGTGGAATTTATTCTTCAGAATGGTTTTGGGCAAAAATTTTACACGTAACAAGAGAAGACAAGGCAGTAAAAGAAGCAGCATATACTTGGATGGAACATTGCGATTATATGACTTATATGTTAGTTGATAATCAAGATTTAGCCTCATTTAAAAGAAGTCGTTGTGCTGCTGGTCATAAAGCGATGTGGCACGAAAGCTGGGGTGGTTTGCCAGATAAAGCATTTTTAAGTCAATTAGATCCATATTTAGCAGATTTAAGAGATAATCTTTATGATGAAACATATACATCAGATGAAGTTGCAGGAAATCTAAATCAAAAATGGGCAGATAAATTAGGCTTAACTACTAATACTGTAATAGCAGTTGGTACTTTTGATGCACATTCTGGGGCCGTTGGGGCTAAAGTAAATAGACATGCCTTAGTACGTGTTATGGGAACTTCAACTTGCGATATTATGGTTGCAGACCAAGAGGTTATTGGTAGCAATTGTGTTAAAGGAATTTGTGGGCAAGTAGATGGTTCGGTTATTCCGGGAATGATTGGTTTAGAAGCAGGTCAATCGGCTTTTGGTGATGTCTTGGCTTGGTTTAAAAATGTATTAGATTGGCCAATTGATAATTTAGTTATGAAATCTTCAATCCTTTCTGAAGAGCAAAAGGAAAAACTTAAAGAAGAAATTGAAGCTAATTTTATAAGAACCTTAGCAGAACAAGCAGAACAAATTCCGTTAGAAGAAGCTGTTCCAATTGCTTTAGATTGGGTAAATGGTAGAAGAACACCAGATGCTAATCAAGAATTAAAAGCAGCGTTTACAGGCATATCATTAGGAACAAAAGCGCCACATATATTTAAAGCCTTAGTAAATGCGATTTGTTTTGGTTCAAAAATGATTGTAGATCGTTTTGAAAGCGAAGGTGTAAAAATTGACACTGTTATTGGTATAGGAGGTGTAGCACGTAAATCACCCTTCATTATGCAAACCTTAGCAAATGTATTAAACATGCCTATTAAGGTTGCCGAATCTGACCAAGCACCAGCTTTGGGTGCAGCTATTTATGCAGCAGTAGCAGCCGGAATTTATGATAATGTTGTTGAGGCTAGCAAAGTAATGGGTAGCGATTTTGAAGCCGAATATTTTCCACAAGCTAATTATGTAAAAACTTATGCAAACTTTATGAAAGACTATAAAAAGTTAGGTGAGTTTGTAGAAGAATCTATAAAATCAAAAGAATATGAGCACCAAATATAAATCAC containing:
- a CDS encoding beta-xylosidase is translated as MIKTKYIFKILFFIGVCLFQFSGNGQEKPLEIKIDANEEIGTMKPIWSWWGYDEPNYTYMKDGKKLLSEIASFSPVPVFIRTHSLLVTGEGTHALKWGSTNAYTEDENGNPIYDWTIVDRIFDTYIERGMKPFAQIGFMPEALSAKPEPYRHYWKPGAKYEDIYTGWAYPPKDYEKWAELVYQWVSHCVERYGKEEVESWYWELWNEPNIGYWQGTTEEYIKLYDYSADAVKRALPTAKMGGPETTGPRWDVAEEFLRTFLDHVKSGKNYVTGEIGSPLDFITFHAKGSPKVVDGMVQMNMGAQLSDISKGFEIVASYPEFKDLPIIIGESDPEGCAACSEADYPHNAYRNGTMYASYTAASFSRKYELADHFGVNLLGAVTWGFEFENQPWYAGFRDMATNGVDKPVLNVFRMFGMMEGQRIKVNQENLSYDFLKVRDESVRGENPDINAIASKSENSITVMVWNYHDNNDLDVPSSLVNLTIDNVPSKKVLINHYRVDQELSNSYTLWKKMGSPQNPTKSQIESLEKAGQLQIYSSPEWKSIDEGKVSIELNMPRQAISLIRLTF
- a CDS encoding MFS transporter, whose protein sequence is MKSDNQKLSILEKIGYGSGDAAVNVVISSMFLIITFFYTDVYGLKATDMALMFLLVRFIDAITDPLMGLITDKFTTKWGRYRHYFLYLSVPFGLSVFLTFTTPGFDYTGKLIYAYITYIFVTIMFTSVTIPYISLISVLTSDPKEKLSANGYRLFFAKIAAFLVSIVVPILAEKLGKNDIARGYQLAMGLMALMGTLLFLFSFFTTKERVEHVVDKTPLFEQFKLLIKNGQWTLLFGVCFTGTVGYVIRGSVAIFYAKYFLGGDASVQSTFMATGVVAAILAMPASTFITKVYCKVKMFKYTQLAVGIISLVMFFVIKPGDMVLAYILYFILSFVVDLHAPVFWSAIAEAVDYGHAESGKRVSGLSFGGISFAQKAGMGIAGATVGYLLDFFGYIPDAVQSETALVGLALMLTIIPGVFHVIMGLLMFRYKITDTYYEKIKLKLNI
- a CDS encoding family 43 glycosylhydrolase — encoded protein: MNSLDKNAPIVEQRADPFIYKHTDGYYYFTGSVPTYDRIELRKAKTISELQDAKTFNVWHKHKSGPMSRHIWAPEIHYLDGKWYVYFAASEEEDIWKLRPYVLECQGQDPLRDEWIELGQMQPAEGDNKTFIDFSLDGTVFENKGKRYFCWAEKTGGQFAASNLYLAEMESPIKLKTVQFMLTTPDYDWERIDFWVNEGPAVIKNEGKIYITFSASATGACYCMGMMEAGEDSDLLDRNSWKKSRYPVLQTDEEKSIYGPGHNSFTVDENGNPLSIYHARDYENAVGDPEFVPKSDKRPLEEIIADPLYDPNRHARMMEVKFDANGKPIFQFY
- a CDS encoding alpha-L-arabinofuranosidase C-terminal domain-containing protein, with protein sequence MKQSFLKHTFFIGLIVSGFVSCKDKVDEENVSETTSTSNKTVNLVVDLKDTGIKIQPTMYGIFFEDINFSADGGLYAELIKNRSFEFPDAKMGWKQPNSARPSLNGNSGFAKITNYVTPKGGNKKYSHTVVHNDDNYELINEGFRGIGLKQGKRYDLSVMMAHNEGIEKINFSLVDSTGIILASTDFKPKNDDWKTYEAVLMPNKTEAKAMLKITFEGTGSVDLDMISLFPQDTWKGRKKGLRKDLVELLDDLNPGFLRFPGGCIVEGRSLAQRYQWQKTVGPVLERELLINRWNNLFDHRPAHDYFQSFGLGFFEYFQLSEDLGAEPIPILGCGMACQFNTGELVPLENLDPYVQEALNLVEFANGDIETPWGKLRSEMGHPEPFNMKYLGIGNEQWGPEYFERYEVFVKAISEKYPDIIIVSTPGPFPDGDMFDYGWEQLKRLNAALADEHYYRPPEWFRANADRYDSYDRDGVKVFAGEYAAHPKGVDNGPKENNWDAALSEAAFMTGLERNADVVHLTAYAPLMAHEKGWQWAPDLIWFNNLESYGTPNYYVQKLFSNNPGTDLLKITQNGKPLIGQNELFASAVKDVKTNNLIIKAVNTSKENQTIVISTSGTLLKGKGTITILRSDDLLALNSFEKPNNITLLSEEFEIIDEKIVIQLKSQSMNVIKIKI
- a CDS encoding ribulokinase; this translates as MKTYVIGLDYGSDSVRAVLIDTQNGAELASEVFWYPKWKEQKYCNAGINQFRQHPLDHIEGLEHTIKSVLSQSHVLPESVVSICIDTTGSSPLPVTKEGTPLALVDSFQENPNALMILWKDHTAVKEANEINELSRSWGGEDYTKYEGGIYSSEWFWAKILHVTREDKAVKEAAYTWMEHCDYMTYMLVDNQDLASFKRSRCAAGHKAMWHESWGGLPDKAFLSQLDPYLADLRDNLYDETYTSDEVAGNLNQKWADKLGLTTNTVIAVGTFDAHSGAVGAKVNRHALVRVMGTSTCDIMVADQEVIGSNCVKGICGQVDGSVIPGMIGLEAGQSAFGDVLAWFKNVLDWPIDNLVMKSSILSEEQKEKLKEEIEANFIRTLAEQAEQIPLEEAVPIALDWVNGRRTPDANQELKAAFTGISLGTKAPHIFKALVNAICFGSKMIVDRFESEGVKIDTVIGIGGVARKSPFIMQTLANVLNMPIKVAESDQAPALGAAIYAAVAAGIYDNVVEASKVMGSDFEAEYFPQANYVKTYANFMKDYKKLGEFVEESIKSKEYEHQI